atttttatataatttatttataaatataacagTACTAAAAAACAATACGAAAAGCTCAActattttatgtaaatatttttttaatgtagctTCGATCATGATGAGAACATTCTcatgatctttgtttgtttgttctttTTATGAGCTTTTTTATAAAGCAGGTCAAAAGAATCATGGACATGCATGCTTGATCCCCGTCCACCATTCGCTCACATGGGGTCGGCTCAcattgtaaaaagtaaaaaaatcgctgcaaaaaatcaattttaaaacttgatgTTAAAAGTCTGCATCGACATCAAATTCGTTGGAATTAATCTGCAATTGCAGCAATTATATTTGTAACAATACTAAAATCGTTGAAAAAagcctaatttcttgtagtgagagcAGCAATATTTGAGGGAATTGCTTGGACGAAGACTATATAGGTTGCTGGAAAACTCATTATGGGAGAAGATCGTAGTTTACAGTGAAGGACACGTACGTATGCTGCTTTAATTAATATCATCAATGGGAGACGTATTTAATTGTTACAACTACAACATGTACAAATGCCTGTCCTGAATAGTAATAGAGGTTGTAGAAATCAAATCTGATCAGCATCGGAGTATTCTATGTATACATTTCAATAATTGTTTCCTtctaaatatctttttaaatacaCCTGAGAATTTTtcacaagcaaaaatataaaacaagtaCTACAGTCTACAGTTCATACTATCTTCTTAAAACTCTCAAAATTTTTGGTCACGTCGGGATCTCAGTTAATTTCAAAGCAAGGATTAACTGGGGTTATGAGCTGTCCACTACACAGTCTACACCATGACAATCAAGTCAGCTTTGATATATGGACTTCAGTCCTCAGTCATTTACTAACAACCTAAAGTCAGTGCAACAGTTCCCCAAAAAgagcaagaaaaaagaaaaaaaagcacaTTTTCCTACTCACAGAATTGTTGTAATTGGTGAGCGAGCCACGGCTCCAGGGGACTGTCTCTTCCACAGGAAACAGCCCTCAACCTGGTCATACATTATTTAAGTCTTAAGATACTTTCTCTGTGCTTAaatccctccctccctccctccattcTATCTCAATCAAACACCCGATCCTTCTATAGTTCTTTCTGTTCTTCTTTCTCTGAATCCCCTTCTTAACTGTAATTTACCTCACAATCGCCAATATCTTCATAGGCTGTGACTAACTGATGGCCCCAAGAACCTGTCTACGCGGCCTGAAAGTAGCAGTCACTGTGGCTTTCGTCTTTTTTCTCACGTTTATACCTCCGAAATCAGGTAAAACAAAGTCCAATCCATTCGGTAGAAACTGTTCAGAGCTTTCTCAAACATGGTGCAAAAATCCCAAGTGCATCTTACTTTCTCTCCTCGGGGTGTTTGAGTCTGATCTATTCTCCAggatattaaattaattttactgttttaagtttttcatcattcacTATTATACGCGTGTACTTGATAAATTATCTTCCCCCATCCCTGTTTAACGGGGTTCTGAACTGTGAGGTCTCTAATACCATGCAGTGCCAGAATGGGGTCGACACTATATATGACGTTTAAGTACTGCACTAAGTAAAGTTACATGCATTTTACTGCCATGTTAATTGGATCGCTATGATCTTCAGGATACGGCGAGAGTTTAGCGCGGAAGGAACTGGTGCTGGGATCAAAGCCACCTGCTTGTGTGAACAAGTGCTTGAATTGCAGGCCTTGCATTGCTACTCTAGTCATTCCTTCTCACCAAAGCAAAGGGAGTTTCGCTGCATGGTCTCTTAATGAAGATGACAGCTACTATCTCCTCACATGGAAATGCAGATGTGGGAATAAGTTCTATCAACCATGAATATCTCAATCACTCACCATTCTGTTTGTAGAAAACTGTTACAAATTAAAGACCAGAAAAATGCTCATTTCAAGGCGCCTCTCGTCTCTCTTATCACTTGTAGTTTGCTGTATGATATCATTAGATTTAAGTGATTTCGATCTCATGCGGCCCTGCACTCCTTTACTTCATCTTgtctaagaaaatattattttgagatagATTCTTTTGGGTTGCTTTTTAGTCGCATTGAATGCTTGATGCGCTTGCTGATCATAATGATCAGACTTTTTACGCTAATGTTAACGTAGTGTTTGGTTTGACGATACCCATAAATTCCTCTAGTTTCAGCTACTGCCTTTCTTGCATTGCATTTATACGACATCGATCTAACATGAAACAGAATTAATCATTCTTCCCTTCGATCCCTTCGTGACCCAGTACCCTCATGATGATTGAGCAAAGACTAATACGATGCGACAGGTCAAAAGCTTTTCAGAAACaagcacgtacgtacgtacgtagcaaTAGATGAAGATCATCATCACGGCCACCTTCCACGTACAACCTGAGGGTTCGGACGGATAGAGACCCGTCAAAAGGACTTTAATTAATTGCTTTGTCTCGGGGATTGCCTTTGGAATTCGAAAACCATCATATATAGGCTTTCTTTAAACAAGCCTTGGATGTGTTGTATTTAATTACTTGATCAATGTTTGCGCATTGCAAGATTGTTTGACTAATGAGAAAACGATTGTTCAGAGATCGCTACATCTATAaagaatatattataacatttttttttatttgttgtcaAATATTACGAACATATTGTAgtacttattttatatatctatcttttataataattttttttttaattttcattattttttatcactattcattattatttaatattttaatattacttttttattactatttataaaatatctaaaatcatctcactatctaaacactctgaatatttcaaatttgaaaagcaAAAAACTTGGACATTCAACTTGGGGTAATAGGCGAGATTAAGCTTTGATCATAACCTATgcagtttattttaaataattctataCGTTAGCTACTTGGGCTACAACCACCAAAATTGGTTGtatttcatctttttattttattttttcatatatttttttaacacctttaaatattatattttaaaaaaaaatttcacaacatcattaaaaaaatatcactaaataaaaaaagaaaaaaaaatcgacaCTATTGGGACCAAGGTTTTAAAAACCGTTCCGTTCCGgccggaacagtgaccggaaCCGGATAGGTGTCTAttccgttccgggtcaaattccggccgttccggtcaattccggccggaatagtaattccggtctaaaaaaaaaaaaaaaaactctcttgtaaataagttgaaaaataatgaataaaattgtacttttagaattcaaatacctctttccgtgcactagaagtattgttacttttaataatctgtctattctttaatttttttcctttatttttgtgtcgtaactcaagtttatgatttttttcaatatatattcattttataaatctttaattcttctatatatatacacatatacatatcacacacttacatatatatgtatttattttattaattattagtttatatatacatataaatatttatatataatatataattaatctcgaaacggtacaccgaaacgtaccggtaccgaaatatttcgttccaataCCTTGACCGGAATGGTCTCCgaaacggatttcaaaactttgattgGGACCCACCATCTGTTGATTTAGCATTTCTCTGCCAGCTTGGCAGCTTGTATGAACAGTAGTAATAAGTatgcttttgtaattttttttagatttgggTCAGAGAACAGTAAGAGTCGAAATTTGAAGTCCAATTAGCCAAGCCCACATTGACACGAGCCCAAGCACCAAGCCCATCAACCAGCCCTATAGGCTATAACTAGAGCATCTAACCAAATTCCATAATCGAAGCTCGTTCGGTTTTCCTTCAAAATGGCCCGACCATCTGAGACTCGGTTCCAGCGTCTCTCCCTCCACCACCGTCTTCCATAAACCACTTCCAAAACCCTTCcctctctttcttcctcctttAATTCCCTATAATACCATGCACCCGTTCCCACAACTTCTTCCCTGTCTCCGCCAATCATCTCCTTCCCTCCTGTCCTCGCGCGCCGCCGCTCCTTCTTCCTTGCCAAGCCACCACACCCGGAATTCTAACCCGCTTTCTCTCACAGGTTCGGGTTCCACGTTGAGTTcgttgattttttgttttggttttcttttgcaTTTACGTAGTTTTTTTGGCTGACATGCGTTCGATTTCCGATTCTGAAGACAAGTAATTATCTGCTGAAAATGCatattgagtattttttttggttgcatgatattattttttcttttgattgtaAGAAAAGTTATGCCTTTTCAACCCATTTATCTATTCTTGCAAATCActtgatgatttattttttaaatttaattcaaacttAATATGAGTGTGGTTGAGgaacatatataatttacatgATGTCAATATTACAACAAAAACACGACTTGACACATTCCTTCTTCTAATTTTCAAGATTGGTTAATAGCCTCGTACTACTGACATGATTCATTTTCAATTACTGAAAAAAACGAGGATCTCAATTGTATGAATATTGTGAGATTGGATGTGgtttgcaaaacaaaataaggATGACTGTAAAAAGCCATATCATCTGTTGGTGGCATGTCCATGATTTCTTTAGAATCGATGCATGCCAATGGAAAATTGACCAGGGAATAGATGGTTGTCTCTCATGCCCCACCCTGTTTTTGCCTCTTATGCCCAAtacccttatttatttatttatttattattattattattttttctcgtGTGCATTATATAAAATACACTAGTGCTGAAGTGCCTGAAGTTTGCAGCATCTTTGTTCAAATTTCGAGATAGAGAACAGATCTTCTTTACTGTTCTTTCCTGGATGTATTTCACTATTTCCTCTTCTGGGCTTCTGCATGGGATTGGGGGAATTGCATTAGGATAATACATCAGGCATCAGGCATTCGGGAAATGAAAAAACGTACTGGTTTATCAAAGTCAATATGATATGAATTTGGATTTGGCACTGACTCTGGGCTATTGGCAATTTGGAGTATCAAACGTCCATTAATTTTTTGAGAGTGTCTTTGCCTTTCTACCGTCTAGATCCTTCCCGTTCTGTTCTCAGTAGTTATGATGTTACCATGATCAGGTCTCCCATTTTTATTTAGCAGAAGAAAAGACCATAAAACTTGCAGAAAATAAGTAGGACTGTTATACCCACTATTTGGGTGCATGGGAACCCACCCACAAGATGAGATGTATTCGGGGTAatgtttttaatatcatttcagttaaaaaattggaagaaatatttcggtactggTATCGTTTCAGgtaatattttgtaataatctatatataataaattaattatatatgtataaattatattttaaaataatatcaatgcaagttttaaaaagttaaaacatatttaaaaaatttaataatatttttaagttaagaAAATAGTCTTTAGATGTgaaaattagaatgaaaattatgaaaaaattagaatatttacattaattacaaaaatttattaatttcgaCAGGTACTAGTACAACCGGTATTGATTGAAACATACCAATACGGCCACTATTTAATTCGATATGAAATACATGCATTTTCTATACCGGTCACTATTCTGGTACGAGAAATACTGGCCAATACGgtacaaaattcaaaacattgatactCGTATAGTAGAGTATGGTTTATGTACGTGACAAGCAAACCAAACCTACATTTTGTGTCTATAGGTTGTATTTAAGGTACTGTTTAGATAGTggattgagatgagatgagacgacatgaaaattataatttgaataaaatattattaaaatattattattattgttttaaagtttgaaaaagtttaattttttattatattttgtgtgaaaatttaaaaaaattgtaatgataatatGAGATACGATGAGATAAAACATTACTTATATCCAAACGAGATCAAAATGGAATGGCCTTTTGTaagataaaatacataaaacttattttataaagagtatttttacttatcatccgCACATTACActagggtttttatttttattcttattaaattaaaggaatttttctattcattatttatacatcacatatttggtaaggaaaaaaaatttaaaaattatttgtggAGTGTAATGTATAAATGATTAGAGGTGTAAAGGGTTCggttttatacattttttttaatcaaattagtatatatcagttttaaaaatttaagaattgatATCAGGCCGATTCACTACCTAAATCGAAACTTCT
This genomic interval from Carya illinoinensis cultivar Pawnee chromosome 2, C.illinoinensisPawnee_v1, whole genome shotgun sequence contains the following:
- the LOC122295440 gene encoding EPIDERMAL PATTERNING FACTOR-like protein 8, which codes for MAPRTCLRGLKVAVTVAFVFFLTFIPPKSGYGESLARKELVLGSKPPACVNKCLNCRPCIATLVIPSHQSKGSFAAWSLNEDDSYYLLTWKCRCGNKFYQP